The Candidatus Denitrolinea symbiosum DNA window TGGGCGTGGAAATGCCGCCCGAAAAAGTGCCCGTCCTGCAAAAGAAGATCATCCAGACCGCCAACGCGCGCGCCAAACTCGTGATCACCGCGACGCAGATGCTGGAATCGATGATCTCCAACCCGCTCCCGACGCGCGCCGAAGCCTCGGATGTCGCCAACGCCGTCTTCGACGGCACCGACGCGGTGATGCTCTCGGCCGAATCCGCCTCGGGGAAATATCCCATAGAAGCGGTGACGATGATGTCGCGTATCGTGACGGAAGCCGAGTCTCATTTCCTGGACTGGGGACAGGTCTCCTCGCTGGATTCGCTTGGGGAGAGCGACGCGGCTTCGATGGCGCGCGCCGCCTACGAGGTCGCGTTCGACCGGGACGTGGCCGCCATCGCCGTCTTCACCATGCAGGGACGCACCGCGCAGTTGATCTCCAAAGCGCATCCCAACGTCCCCATCCTCGCTTTCACCCCCGAAGCGGAAACCTGCCGCCGGCTGTCGTTCATGTGGGGAGTCCTGCCGCGTCTCGTCCCGTTCGCGGACACGGTGGAAGATATGCTCCGCTACGTGGACGCGGCCTTGCGGCAAAGCAATATGGTCAAGACCGGGCAGCAGGTGGCGCTGGTGTGCGGATTCCCCGTCGGCGCGCTGCGGACGCCCAACATGCTTTTGTTGCACACGGTCGGGTCGTCGTAAACGGGATTTATTCCCGACTGGCAACGACCAGCCCGATCCCGATCAATATCCCGCCGACGATGAAGAGCGGCGTGACGGCTTCGCGCAGGAACAGCGCCCCGAGGATCGTCCCGACGACGGGCTGCGCGAAGAACGTCAGCGAGGCGACCGCGGCGGGTAATTCCGCGAAGGCGTAATTCCACAGGAACATGGCGATGGCGGTGGAGATGATGCCGAGGAAAAGTATCCCGCCGACCACGCCGGGGGTGATCTCGCCGATCTCCTGCGATTGGATTTCGAAATAACCGAACAGCGCGCTGGACGGAATTCCGCCCGCCAGCATGATGGCGCTGGCCGTCAGCAGGTCGCCTGCCCGGGAGATTTTCCGCACGAGGACGGAGTACAGCGCCCACGTCAACGCGGCGGCGAGCAGGGACAGGTTGCCCCAGAAGAGGGAGGGTGAGAGTTCGGCGTTGCGCGGGTCAATGACGGCGATCACGCCGAGCGTCGAGATGACCAGCGCCGCGATCCGCCGCGCCGTCGTCCGCTCGCCGAGCAGGAGCGGCGCGAAAAGCAGGACGAAGGCGGGCGTGGCCGAGGTCACGAGCGAACCGTTGGAGGCGGTGGAGAGTTTTGTCCCGACGAATTGGAATCCGAGCGAGACGCCGTATCCCACGAATCCCACCGCGAAGATTTGCCAGAACTGGCGCGCCGTCAGGGACGCGCGCGGACGGAAGGCGATTGCCGCGCCGAGGGCGAAAATCCCCAACACGAGGCGCGTCGTGAGCAGCGCGAAAGGAGGGATGACTTCCAGGACCACTTTGCTGACCACGTACATCCCGCCCCAAATGGACGCGGCTGCGAGGCCGGCGAAAAGACCAGCGAGAGGGTGTTTGCGCATGGGCGGGGATTATAACCCGGCGGCTGTTTTTGTTTGGGGGTTCACGCTTGACTTTTGCAAAAAACATTGTACAGTATAGATGTGAGTTCGCCGCCAGGAGGCCGCATGACTACTGACCAGTATCCCATCCGCCTGCGTTTTGACGGGGCTCAATTCAAGACGCGCGGCGTTCCAATCCAGGACCTGGGGGAATCTCTGGTTTTGATCCAGCGTATGGTTTACAAGGCGTATTTTATCCGGGAGAAACAAAGTTTCAAGAAAGCCGTCCCTTCCACTGCGGAGCGGAAACTCCTGGCGATGGAGATTGCGGGAAGAGAGCGCGGTTCCGATGTGTACCAACTGGCCTGGCTGGCCCGTGACGTTGCCGACAATGTAGCGGCCGGCGCTTTACAAGGGATATCGGGGGAAATCGCCTCTGCCCTGATGGTCTTAACCGCGAATCAGATATGGGATTTGATCCAGAAACGCAAACGCCGGCCTGTAGATCTGCTCGCCATTTCCATCTTCAATGATCTTGAGGAACTGACCAATCGTATTGGCAAGGCGGGCGATATCCGTCGAATCGAGATTCACTTTGCGGGAAAGCGCGGTCCGGTGGTGATAGACGCGAAAACGCGGGACGCGGTCAAAAACGCGAGGAAGTTGTTGAAAAAGGGAAAATCCCAGTCGCTGGAGGGCGACGTGATTGCGCCGCATACGATCGGGCAGGACTACGCCTTCGTCCGCGTGGGAACCGACCGCGTCAAAGTCTACATGAAGAGGAAGGTGTTTCGGGAAATGATGGCGGTCCTTGGCGAGGAACCGATTGCCCGCCTTCGATTTTCGGGACGCCCGCGGCTGATGATTGACTTTGACCCGGGCCGTTTCGTCGAATATTACGCCGATTCCGTTCAACGCGCGTAAGCGGACGCTTATCCCGTTTGACCGGGTTGAACGACGCTTCTCCTATTAAATAGCACGGGTTGACGCGAATCTTGGCGCGCCAACCCGTGCGCTGGAATGCTATTTATTGTTGTATAGCAGGCCTCCGATGATCGAGAATCCCAGGACAGCCAGGCTTACCAGTTGTTGCTCCGGGATCCACCCGAACAGATTGCCGCCCAGCGCCAACGCCCAGATCGGAAACGCTATTGCGGCGAGGATGATGTTTTGTACTTTTCCCTGCCCGTCTGTGGCGAACCATCGAAGCGCTATTGAACCGATCCAGCAGAACAATGTCCAGTAGGTCGCGTATGTGGGCGCGGTTGTCAGGCCGACCACGTACACCCCCACAACTTCCGCTGGAACATGGGCCGCTACATTTCCCAGAAACTCTTTGACGTTGTCCGAAACGGCGCGGACGCCCGCTCGGGCTGGGACGCCGCCGATATGACCGTATAGAGTAGCCATTTTTTCTCCTTTGGGTTGGAAGACACAGATTAGACCTTGCCAAAAGACGAGGGGCGCCTCCTTCCAGCGGATGATTTATGCGGCCGATAATTTAAAGTCCAGCCGACGATCGGCGAAAATCAGTAGATCGCGAAAGCGCCGGATTTGCGCTAGAGAGCGCAAGTCACACGCGGTTTTCGTAACCTGCCGGAAATTACTTTTAAATTATAAGGATTTTGATTTGAAATACAAGCGGCAATTTTTCTGACTGGGCGCGCGGTTCATGCCGGTCTATGACCAGTCGTTTCCCTGCCTGCTTCGTTTGATTTCCGCGCGTTTTCGCTTTCCCTCGAGCCGCCGTTCTTTTGACGCGCGCGTGGGACTCGTCGGCTTGCGCGTCCTGGGCCTCTGGCTGGCTTTTTTGAGCATCCCGTAAAACCGCTCCAGCGCGTCGAAGCGATTCTGCTCCTGCGCGCGATACCGCTTGGCCTCGATGACCAGAATCCCGTCCGCGCTGACGCGTTTTCCCGCGAGTTTCACCAGCCGCGCTTTGACCTCCTCGCTCAGGGAGGGGGAGCGCGTCACGTCGAACCGCAGTTGCACCGCCGTCGCCACTTTGTTGACGTTTTGTCCGCCCGGCCCCGACGAGCGGACATACTCGAACGAGAGTTCCCTTTCGATTGAATTCATGGCGCGATTATACAGGATTCATCGTCTGCGCGTAGCCAGAATACCGTCAGCCGGGCCGCCAATCCGACCTGCGCCAACTGGAAGTTAAAGCCCGTCGATTTCTCGACGGGCGGACTGACAGACTACCCAACTATTCGGCTAACAGACCATCCGACTATCTGACTAACCGACTAATTAGAACATCATCGCGTTGATGGTTTTGATCGTC harbors:
- a CDS encoding EamA family transporter → MRKHPLAGLFAGLAAASIWGGMYVVSKVVLEVIPPFALLTTRLVLGIFALGAAIAFRPRASLTARQFWQIFAVGFVGYGVSLGFQFVGTKLSTASNGSLVTSATPAFVLLFAPLLLGERTTARRIAALVISTLGVIAVIDPRNAELSPSLFWGNLSLLAAALTWALYSVLVRKISRAGDLLTASAIMLAGGIPSSALFGYFEIQSQEIGEITPGVVGGILFLGIISTAIAMFLWNYAFAELPAAVASLTFFAQPVVGTILGALFLREAVTPLFIVGGILIGIGLVVASRE
- a CDS encoding aminoacyl-tRNA hydrolase, whose product is MNSIERELSFEYVRSSGPGGQNVNKVATAVQLRFDVTRSPSLSEEVKARLVKLAGKRVSADGILVIEAKRYRAQEQNRFDALERFYGMLKKASQRPRTRKPTSPTRASKERRLEGKRKRAEIKRSRQGNDWS